GTACACCCCGCGTTCGCCCCTTTTGCTCCAGAGCGGTCCCTGGGCGGCCACCCAGACCACATCGGAATTGTCCGGGTGGACGATAATTTTAGAGATATGCTCCGTCTGCTTCAACCCGAGGTTTTCCCAGGAAGCGCCGCCGTCCTTGGACCGGTAGATCCCGTCCCCGTAGGCCACGTGGCGACCCCCGACGTTTTCGCCCGTACCTACCCAGATAATGGCCGGGTTTTGCGGGTCCAGGGTTAAACACCCTGTGGAATACGATGCCTGTTCGTCAAAGAGCGGTGTCCAGGTAGTGCCGGCATTCTCTGTTTTCCATACCCCGCCGGATCCGACGGCCACATACCAGGTATCGTCATCCTCCGGGTGGATGGCGAGGTCGGCAATCCGGCCGGAAAGGAAAGCCGGGCCCACATTCCGGAATTTAAAGGCCTGGAGTGGTAGCTTTTTTTCCTCGACGGCGTTTTTCGATTTGTTGCGTTGCGCATGGGTCGGCATCCCCTGGAGCAGCAGGAACGCGCCCAGGAGCAGTAGGAAGGTGTGTCTCATTTTCTTTGTGTGTTTTTCAGCTGCCTAAAAATAACAATTACAGGCGACTTTACTGCCTTGGTCCCGGCCAGGATCCCACCGCGAGCTATTATTAAAAGTCTTTCTTCTTCGCCTTTCTGTACAGGCTCCAAACCGGCAGGAGCGTCCATAGGATCAATACGGCTCCGGAAATCAGGAACCCCAGCTGCGTCCCCAGGAATTTCTTGAATACAGCTCCCGTGTAGCCGAGCAAAGCCGAAATATCGAGCTCGAGGAGAATGAGGATACGCGACAGGTCTATCGGGTTGAAAACCGTGGCGGCAAGGGAAAAGGAATCCAGCGGATACTCTTCAAAGGCGATCAGCGCGAGCAGGAACAACCCATCGTAAATAACAGCCATAAACAACCATAGGAGGACGGCGTAACCAAAACCTTTGATCTTGTTTTCATTAAAAATCGCAATATTGAAAGCCAATCCTGCGAAAATAAAGGTGAGAAATGCGCCGATGAGGATCAAAAGGGCAAAGTTCACAATGACCCCGCTTTGGAATAGGCCATACAACACAAAAGGCAGGCCCAAGCCGAGGACAAGGCTCAGGGTAAGGGAACCCGCCACACCCAGGAACTGCCCGAGGAATATGGAGGATCGTTTCAGGGGCTGGGCCAGGAGCAGCTCGGTGAATTCACGTGAATTGTAAAAGTACATGACCCCGAAAATTGTGGCGATGAGCGGGACTAAAATAATGATGATGTTCATCAGGGTAATCACCGCCTTGGAAAGGTCGTTGTTCAGGAACAACAACACGGATCCGAGCAGCAGGTAAAACAGGAAGTACACATAACTCCAACGGCTGCGCATCAGGTCGTAAAAGCTGTATTTGAGGATTTTAAGCATGTTGTTTCTCACTGGTTATGGCCGCAATGGCGTGTTCCAGGTCATGTTGACCTGTTTTTTCCAATAGTCCCGAAAGGGTTCCGGTGTAATAGATCTTTCCTTCCAACAGGTACACCACCTGGTCGGCAATCTCCTCCACGAATTGCATAATGTGGGTCGTGATCAGGAAGGTCTTTCCAGCCTCCCGCTCTTTCCGGATCAAATTTTTCAGGGCGATCATGGCAGTCGGGTCCAGGCCGGAGGTGGGTTCATCCAGGATAATCACCGGACTGTCGAACATAAAGGTCAGCACCAGATTGACCTTTTGCTTGGTACCGCCGGAGAGGTTGGCCAGTTTTTTATCCAGGAAGGGTTCCAGGCCAAACAGCTCAATGAGGGACACTTCATCCCCGGGTTTTTTCCGCAGGTCCTTGATCATTCCTATGAGTTCCTTCACCCGGATGTTCCCTGGAAAATTGGCGATCTGGGGCAGGTAGTTGATCTCTTCCCGGTATTTCCACTGGTTTTTTACCTTTTGCCCCTTCACCCGGATATCGCCCTTATTGGGGATTACCAGCCCCAAAACACATTTGATAAGGGTGGTTTTCCCCGAACCATTCGGACCCAGGACCGCATAGATGCCGCCTTCAGGAATCTGGAGGTCCACCCCTTTGAGCACTTCATTTTTGGCAAATCGCTTGTGGACGTTATCTATTTGGATCATTTGATTATGCGCATTTGTGGTTGGTTGTCCGCCAGGTTGTCCGGGGTAAATACCGGCGACACCCTTTCGGAAAAATCGATCAGGTCCATAAACAGGCTCCTCAACAGGATCAGGGTCTCCGGGGTACGGTTTACAATATATGAGAACAGTTTTACAGGCCGATGTGGCACATCGCCCACCCCATTCTTGTCCAGGTCATACCCGGAGTAGTTGCTCCAGTAGTTCCCTTCAAAGCTGTTGTCGTTTACATTGCTGTTGTAGGATAGGTCAAAGGAATTGTACAGGAAATTATTGCGGTGGAAGTTGTTGGAATAGCAGGCGCCCAAAACCCGGATGGCCCAGCCGTTACTGACAAAATTGTTTCCCTCATAGGTGATCCGGTTAGACCCTTCTATATTGATCCCCACGGTATTCTCCTCAAAAAGGTTGCCGATGATCTCCGCATCGTTGATCTCCTTCAGCAACATCCCGTAGGCAGCCGTCCCCCAATTTTTGCGGAACCGATTCCCGGTCATCCGGATTCGTTTGGAGAACATCACGGCTACCCCGGCCCCGTTGTTTTCAAACAGATTGTCCGAATAGACATTGTCGTTGGAAAACATAAAATGGAGCCCGTAGCGGAGGTTCTTCCTGCTTGAATTCCCCCGGATGCGAATCGTATCCGAAAATTCAAGGTAGATCCCGTCCCGAACCCCCTCTATCCGGTTTTCGGATACTTCCACATTGTTGGAATACCAGAGCTGGATGCCATTGCCGGAATTATATTCGTCGACGGCATCGCCGGAAATTTGGTTTCCCCTTACCACCCCGCCCCGGGATTTTTCCAGGTAGATACCAAAGAACAAATTCTCAAACCGATTGTCTTCAATCGCAAAACCTTCACTCTGGACCACCCGGATGGCGGCGTGGTCCGAGGTGTAGCTCACCCCTACATTGCGAATCGCAAACCCTTGAATACGGACATCGTCAGCTACCACACGGATCACCTCCCCCTGTTCCTCCCCGTCGATTATGGGGTATCCCTCTCCTATCAGCGACAGGGGTTTATCCACCAGGATATTGTATTCCCTGTAGTACCCTTTCCCGATCAGCAGTGTATCATAGGGTTCGGCCAGGCGAATGCCCTCCCGTATGGAAGTTACCCGGCAATCTTTGCATACATCAATGGTGCGGGCGCTCATCGCGTCGATTCCCACAGCGAATACTAGTAAAAAAGCAAAGGTGGCACGTAAGAGGTCCGCTTTCATATGGTTCCGCCCTTTTCGGGTTTTGTTTAATCTTTAAAGCGGTTGTTGATTTCTTGCCAGGTATACACGTCGCCTCCGTGTTTTATCTGGGCCTCCACCGCCTGTGCTTCGTTTTCAAATGCCGTCAGGTATTCCCCCATCGGGCTGGGTATGCCTTTACTGACCAGGTAGGAAGCCTGGGTTGCGTCCAGGAGCTCCCCCGGCCGGGGATAGGTGTTGACC
This genomic window from Robiginitalea biformata HTCC2501 contains:
- a CDS encoding ABC transporter permease, whose amino-acid sequence is MLKILKYSFYDLMRSRWSYVYFLFYLLLGSVLLFLNNDLSKAVITLMNIIIILVPLIATIFGVMYFYNSREFTELLLAQPLKRSSIFLGQFLGVAGSLTLSLVLGLGLPFVLYGLFQSGVIVNFALLILIGAFLTFIFAGLAFNIAIFNENKIKGFGYAVLLWLFMAVIYDGLFLLALIAFEEYPLDSFSLAATVFNPIDLSRILILLELDISALLGYTGAVFKKFLGTQLGFLISGAVLILWTLLPVWSLYRKAKKKDF
- a CDS encoding ABC transporter ATP-binding protein, producing the protein MIQIDNVHKRFAKNEVLKGVDLQIPEGGIYAVLGPNGSGKTTLIKCVLGLVIPNKGDIRVKGQKVKNQWKYREEINYLPQIANFPGNIRVKELIGMIKDLRKKPGDEVSLIELFGLEPFLDKKLANLSGGTKQKVNLVLTFMFDSPVIILDEPTSGLDPTAMIALKNLIRKEREAGKTFLITTHIMQFVEEIADQVVYLLEGKIYYTGTLSGLLEKTGQHDLEHAIAAITSEKQHA
- a CDS encoding nitrous oxide reductase family maturation protein NosD codes for the protein MSARTIDVCKDCRVTSIREGIRLAEPYDTLLIGKGYYREYNILVDKPLSLIGEGYPIIDGEEQGEVIRVVADDVRIQGFAIRNVGVSYTSDHAAIRVVQSEGFAIEDNRFENLFFGIYLEKSRGGVVRGNQISGDAVDEYNSGNGIQLWYSNNVEVSENRIEGVRDGIYLEFSDTIRIRGNSSRKNLRYGLHFMFSNDNVYSDNLFENNGAGVAVMFSKRIRMTGNRFRKNWGTAAYGMLLKEINDAEIIGNLFEENTVGINIEGSNRITYEGNNFVSNGWAIRVLGACYSNNFHRNNFLYNSFDLSYNSNVNDNSFEGNYWSNYSGYDLDKNGVGDVPHRPVKLFSYIVNRTPETLILLRSLFMDLIDFSERVSPVFTPDNLADNQPQMRIIK